A genome region from Oncorhynchus masou masou isolate Uvic2021 chromosome 14, UVic_Omas_1.1, whole genome shotgun sequence includes the following:
- the alkbh7 gene encoding alpha-ketoglutarate-dependent dioxygenase alkB homolog 7, mitochondrial, with the protein MRLLITVARHIHKRPLYTPTSCLSSAVSCSGAATNRGLQFRDDQLVCGSTGELVQRLRGQVEVRTEFISEEEEGALMKELEPGLRKKRYEFDHWDDAIHGYRETERAQWGAVCEGVMDRLRAVAFSEGSPLLGPVHVLDLDKAGYIKPHIDSVKFCGSTIAGLSLLSDSVMRLVREDEPAECLTLFLPRRSLYILRDQARYKFTHEILKDDESLFSGQRVPRHRRISVICRNLPV; encoded by the exons ATGAGACTTCTGATTACAGTTGCCAGACATATTCATAAACGGCCTCTGTACACTCCCACATCATGTCTCAGTTCGGCAGTGAGTTGCTCCGGGGCTGCTACGAACAGAGGCCTGCAGTTCAGAGATGACCAACTGGTCTGCGGTTCGACCGGAGAGCTGGTCCAGAGGCTTCGCGGTCAGGTGGAGGTGAGGACGGAATTCAtaagtgaggaagaggagggtgctCTCATGAAAGAACTTGAGCCAGGGCTGAGGAAGAAACGATACGAGTTCGACCACTGGGACGAT GCGATTCATGGTTACCGGGAGACAGAGCGTGCTCAGTGGGGAGCAGTGTGTGAGGGGGTGATGGACCGCCTCCGAGCTGTGGCTTTCTCTGAGGGCAGCCCTCTCCTAGGCCCTGTGCATGTCCTGGACCTGGACAAGGCTGGATACATCAAACCACACATCGACAGTGTCAAG ttcTGTGGCAGCACTATAGCAGGGCTGAGTTTGTTGTCAGACAGTGTGATGCGCTTGGTGAGGGAGGATGAACCCGCTGAATGCCTGACCTTGTTTCTGCCCCGTCGCTCTCTCTACATACTCAG GGACCAGGCCAGATATAAGTTCACCCATGAGATCCTTAAAGATGATGAGTCTCTTTTCTCTGGACAGAGAGTTCCCCGCCATCGCCGCATCTCTGTCATCTGCCGGAACCTTCCTGTTTGA